From the Candidatus Zixiibacteriota bacterium genome, the window ACAACGGCACAGCAAACTGGACTTCCGCCACAGTGACGGAGTCCCTCATCGTGCACAATATATCACAAAGCTGGAGTTTGTCAAGACGTTTCTGGTCGTTTTGACCGTCATAACATGTTGAATCTTTATACACTTACGACGGAGTTCTGAAGTAATACCTGCGACGAAATCCATGCCCCAAAACGCATAATATGCGACCCAAGAATCGACTCCGGAATGCAAATTAGATGAAGCAAAACCGGAGCACATGATCGAAAATTGCATCTAATCCCTTTTATTTGTTACTGTTACGACCGGTTTCTGCTCGACCGACTCTATAAACTCAAACAGCTCCTCTTTGTATTTCTGATCAAACTTCGCTCTCTTTATGAAGCTGTCGAACGAGCCGGAATGATATGAGAATACCTGATCCATCATACCCGTTTTGATCAGAAATTCGATAAACTTCGTCTTCTCAGTCTCTTTTCCGTTCACTAAATCGGAGTATTTGGGTCTATGACGTGACCCGAATCTAATGCTCGCATTCTTGTCAGAGCCTGCAAAAACCGTCATCCCTTTCTCGCGAGCCAGATGAATCAACCTCTGTTTTATCTCCTCCCCCTCATTCTGAAGTGAAGCTATGATTCTCTTTAGTTCGGCCAGCCGATCCACTGTGACAACGATCTCGTCAGCTCCGAGCTCGCCGGGAGATTTCGCTTCCATAGACAGCGGGTGTATTTTGGCAGGACAGAACGACATGTATTCGCACCAATTGCAGAGACGAGTCTCATTGGTCGGGAAGTTGTTGTCCGCAGTGGCCTGCTCAACCTCGCGAATTAGCCCGATTGTAGATTCAATCAGGGTGTCGATATCGATGTCACTTCTCGATGAAGTTCTTTTTTCCGGCACAGAAAGATAATGCCATACAAGCTCGAATCCATCGCGATCCGGCCACATCTGCTGAACTGCCAACTGATACAATGCAAGCTGCCGATCATCATCTAGATACCGCTGATCTACCATCGACCGCGCGGTCTTATAATCGTGTATCTGCATAACGCCACTCTTTGAAACAGCCAACCGATCGATAATGCCTTTGATCTTGTAGTTGCCATCCGGATCGAGGTTGACAGTGACCGTTCGTTCAAGCGCAACCGTCTTTTCCTGATCAAAGGGGTGATAGGCTCGATAGTAATCCTGAACCATCCGCCTCCCCTTGTTTCTGAAGTCCTCCTCCGAGAGATGCTCAT encodes:
- a CDS encoding PD-(D/E)XK nuclease family protein produces the protein MGTYSHSRLSTYENCPRKYKFRYVEKFDVGDSVSVESFRGKIVHEALQRLYELVMEGKVWSEADLLTYYDERWQSQHPGLGLLAIKDEHLSEEDFRNKGRRMVQDYYRAYHPFDQEKTVALERTVTVNLDPDGNYKIKGIIDRLAVSKSGVMQIHDYKTARSMVDQRYLDDDRQLALYQLAVQQMWPDRDGFELVWHYLSVPEKRTSSRSDIDIDTLIESTIGLIREVEQATADNNFPTNETRLCNWCEYMSFCPAKIHPLSMEAKSPGELGADEIVVTVDRLAELKRIIASLQNEGEEIKQRLIHLAREKGMTVFAGSDKNASIRFGSRHRPKYSDLVNGKETEKTKFIEFLIKTGMMDQVFSYHSGSFDSFIKRAKFDQKYKEELFEFIESVEQKPVVTVTNKRD